The nucleotide window GGCCTTCCTGGCCCCCCTGCAGGCCGCCGGGTTCGGCGACCGCCAGGCCGGGCTGGCCTTTTTCCTGCTCGTCGACTACACCATCGGCTTTGCCGTCAGCAGCCCGGTGACCTCGGTCAACGAACACCGCGTCCGCGACCCGGCGACCAGGGCCCAGCTGCACCAGTTCTTCCGCTCCCTGCCTCCTGACCGCTTCCCGGCCCTGGTCGCCCTGGGCGAACACATCTGGGTCGACAACCGCGACGAGCGGTTCCGCGCCGGCCTCCAGGTCCTGGTCCAAGGGCTGGCCCACGCCCAACTGACCCAGCGACCAGCACCCCAGGGCCGACCAACGACCACCACCCCAGCACCCGACCACACCCAACCAGGCCATGACTAAGCCACACCCAAGGCGATAACGTCGATGTTCGACCACCTGGGCACCGGGTCGATCGACCTGGGGCGCACGAGGGTGATCGATAACAGGGCGCCGCCTGCGCTCACGCCAGCTTGCACGCGAGCGGAATTCACGCGCGGGATTCGAACAGGCAACTCATATTGAGCCGTCGTTGACATTGTGGCGTGGCGGACAAGAGGCTAGGTCGTGTGTGACATCAGCGGCGCGCACAACCAAAGCAGGTGAGGCATCCCGTGGCAGACAACTCGGCCACCGCCAGCCAGGTACCGCCCGAGATCAACACCAACGTGCCGCAGACGGCCCGGATCTGGAACTACTGGCTGGGCGGCAAGGACAACTTCCCCGTCGACCG belongs to Actinomycetota bacterium and includes:
- a CDS encoding TetR/AcrR family transcriptional regulator C-terminal domain-containing protein yields the protein AFLAPLQAAGFGDRQAGLAFFLLVDYTIGFAVSSPVTSVNEHRVRDPATRAQLHQFFRSLPPDRFPALVALGEHIWVDNRDERFRAGLQVLVQGLAHAQLTQRPAPQGRPTTTTPAPDHTQPGHD